A single window of Vigna unguiculata cultivar IT97K-499-35 chromosome 1, ASM411807v1, whole genome shotgun sequence DNA harbors:
- the LOC114190999 gene encoding LOW QUALITY PROTEIN: probable carboxylesterase 15 (The sequence of the model RefSeq protein was modified relative to this genomic sequence to represent the inferred CDS: inserted 1 base in 1 codon) produces YFIPNRGCSNHIKRQSKSYLHFPLTISLSIIIYIYIWTERKQIAKHRISRINGFSPHVVEDCLGFLQLFSDGSIFRSNDIEFKISAVQDHSVTFNDYLFHKRFNLSLRFYKPQHITLNTTKLPIVIFLHGGGFCFGSRTWPHIHNCCTRLASGLHAVVLSPDYRLAPEHRLPSAVDDAVEAVRWLQRQGLRLKEDENAGDAWLSSDVDFDRVFIVGDSSGGNIAHHLAVRLGSGSSEMDPVRVRGYVLFAPFFGGEVRTKSEEGPPEHMLNLELLDRFWRLSIPLGESRDHPLANPFGAGSPNLEEVKLDPILVIVGGNELLKDRAEDYARRLKEQGKXIDYLEFEGCEHGFFTHDSYSSHLAQEVIQILKRFMLQTST; encoded by the exons TATTTTATCCCAAACAGAGGATGTTCCAATCATATTAAGCGTCAATCCAAATCGTATCTCCACTTTCCATTAACTATATCCCTCTctatcatcatatatatatatatatggacaGAAAGAAAGCAAATTGCAAAACACAGAATCAGTAGAATCAATGGGTTCTCTCCCCACGTAGTAGAGGACTGTTTGGGCTTTCTCCAACTCTTTAGCGACGGTTCTATTTTCCGTTCAAACGATATAGAATTCAAAATTTCAGCCGTTCAAGATCACTCCGTAACCTTCAACGACTATCTCTTCCACAAGCGATTCAATCTCTCTCTTCGTTTCTACAAACCCCAACACATAACACTCAACACCACCAAGCTTCCTATTGTGATTTTCCTTCACGGTGGAGGCTTCTGCTTCGGTTCACGCACGTGGCCCCATATTCACAACTGTTGCACGCGCCTCGCCTCGGGCCTCCACGCCGTCGTCCTCTCGCCGGACTACCGCCTCGCCCCGGAACACCGCCTTCCGTCGGCCGTGGACGACGCGGTGGAGGCCGTCAGGTGGCTCCAGAGGCAGGGACTGAGGctgaaggaagatgaaaacgCCGGGGACGCCTGGCTCAGTAGTGATGTTGACTTTGACCGCGTGTTTATCGTTGGAGACTCTTCTGGCGGGAACATTGCGCACCACCTCGCGGTTCGGCTGGGGTCCGGTTCGAGTGAGATGGACCCGGTTCGGGTACGAGGTTACGTGTTGTTTGCGCCGTTTTTTGGCGGGGAGGTTCGGACCAAGTCTGAGGAAGGTCCACCAGAGCACATGTTGAACCTGGAGCTGTTGGACAG ATTTTGGAGGTTGTCGATACCTTTGGGAGAATCGAGAGACCATCCATTGGCGAATCCGTTTGGAGCTGGAAGCCCGAATCTTGAAGAAGTGAAACTTGATCCTATTTTGGTGATAGTTGGTGGCAATGAATTGCTTAAGGATAGAGCAGAAGATTATGCTAGAAGGTTAAAAGAGCAAGGCA ACATTGATTACCTTGAGTTTGAGGGGTGCGAGCATGGGTTTTTCACGCATGATTCCTACTCTTCACATCTTGCACAAGAAGTCATCCAAATCCTTAAACGATTCATGCTTCAAACTTCTACTTGA